A stretch of the Chlorobiota bacterium genome encodes the following:
- a CDS encoding Nif3-like dinuclear metal center hexameric protein, whose product MKILEFINNLSKELPLSLALSDDQVGFQLFHYNNELTKICVCYEINDEILDIICKINPELLIVFHPLIYKPIKNIDLSDRVGRALIRLIKNDIALYVLHTAFDSYIHGTSYLLAKEIGLLDIEPLDVNIDNSKYGMGIIGNWVNGGDIEYFVNVLHEKNGFKFIRYTKNYVSEIKKVAILGGSGISYYKKAIIKGADVFITADVKYHDFVASIDGIGIIDLGHNESEKFVSIGMKNLIDKLNDNSFEVNMIQTDTNPIRYKN is encoded by the coding sequence ATGAAAATTTTAGAATTCATTAATAATTTATCAAAAGAATTACCTTTAAGTCTTGCTTTGTCTGATGATCAAGTTGGTTTTCAATTGTTTCATTATAATAATGAATTAACAAAAATTTGTGTTTGTTATGAAATAAATGATGAAATTTTAGATATTATTTGTAAAATTAATCCAGAATTATTAATAGTCTTTCATCCATTAATTTATAAACCAATAAAAAATATAGATCTTTCAGACAGAGTTGGTAGAGCATTAATTAGATTGATTAAAAATGATATAGCTTTATATGTTCTACATACTGCTTTTGATTCTTATATTCATGGAACAAGTTATTTACTTGCAAAGGAAATTGGATTATTGGATATTGAACCATTAGATGTAAATATAGATAATTCAAAATACGGTATGGGTATAATAGGGAATTGGGTTAATGGTGGTGATATAGAATATTTTGTAAATGTGCTACATGAAAAAAATGGTTTTAAATTTATTAGATATACAAAAAATTACGTTTCAGAGATTAAAAAAGTTGCTATTTTGGGGGGGAGTGGTATTAGCTACTACAAAAAAGCTATAATAAAAGGGGCAGATGTATTTATTACTGCTGATGTAAAATATCACGATTTTGTGGCTTCAATAGATGGAATTGGCATAATTGATTTAGGGCATAATGAATCAGAAAAATTTGTATCAATTGGAATGAAAAATTTAATTGAT